In Rhinatrema bivittatum chromosome 1, aRhiBiv1.1, whole genome shotgun sequence, a single genomic region encodes these proteins:
- the LOC115098715 gene encoding olfactory receptor 1044-like codes for MEQRNQTAVTEFILLGLTDREELRGPLIVVFLAMYLMNLLGNGTMILVISGNSQLHTPMYFFLCNLSFADMCFTSVTVPKMLSNLISDKKTISFSECFAQFFFLLIFAATECVLLSIMAYDRYVAICNPLRYITIMNKKLWLTLSAISFIIGFLHALLHAVLVYRLSFCSSNKIQNFFCDTTTLLQLSCTDTSINQLMIFTESSLVVMLPLLIILTSYIRIINTILKIQSAGGRRKTFSTCSSHLTVVILFYGTVIFMYFRPTSSYSLEKDKMASVVYNVVSPMLNPFIYSLRNKDVKMALKKALQTKITSSIGRIPRFSK; via the coding sequence ATGGAACAGAGGAACCAGACGGCAGTGACGGAATTTATTCTCCTGGGCCTCACGGATCGTGAAGAGCTGAGAGGTCCTCTCATTGTAGTGTTCCTGGCCATGTACCTGATGAACCTGCTGGGGAATggaaccatgatcttggtgattAGTGGAAACTCCCAGCTCCATACGcccatgtatttcttcctctGTAACTTGTCCTTTGCGGACATGTGTTTCACCTCTGTCACTGTCCCCAAAATGTTAAGCAACCTCATCTCTGACAAGAAGACCATATCTTTCTCTGAGTGTTTTGCCCAGTTCTTTTTTCTCCTTATCTTTGCTGCCACAGAATGTGTTCTTCTTTCCATCATGGCATATGACCGTTATGTTGCCATCTGTAATCCACTGCGTTACATCACAATAATGAACAAGAAGTTATGGCTAACCTTGTCAGCAATTTCTTTCATCATTGGATTTTTACATGCTTTGCTACACGCAGTGTTGGTATACCGGCTCTCCTTTTGCAGCTCCAACAAGATTCAGAACTTCTTTTGTGATACCACAACACTGCTTCAGCTCTCCTGCACAGACACCTCCATCAATCAGCTGATGATCTTCACAGAGTCCTCACTGGTAGTAATGCTGCCCTTGCTGATTATCCTGACCTCCTACATCCGCATCATCAATACCATCCTGAAGATCCAGTCCGCTGGTGGAAGGCGCAAGactttctccacctgctcctcccatctCACGGTAGTAATCCTCTTCTATGGCAcagttatttttatgtattttagacCTACTTCCAGCTATTCCTTGGAAAAGGACAAGATGGCTAGTGTAGTGTATAATGTGGTATCTCCCATGCTTAACCCATTCATCTACAGCCTTAGAAACAAGGACGTAAAGATGGCACTGAAGAAAGCCCTACAgacaaaaataacttcttccatAGGAAGGATACCCAGATTCTCAAAATGA